The following proteins come from a genomic window of Microbacterium sp. JZ31:
- a CDS encoding GlsB/YeaQ/YmgE family stress response membrane protein, giving the protein MGIIGWIILGLIAGAIAKAILPGRQGGGWIVTLILGVVGAILGGWIGSAIFGVGINEFWSLSTWLLAIGGAIIVLLIWGLITGRNKSSTR; this is encoded by the coding sequence ATGGGCATCATCGGATGGATCATCCTCGGACTCATCGCCGGAGCGATCGCGAAGGCGATCCTGCCCGGGCGGCAGGGTGGCGGCTGGATCGTCACGCTCATCCTCGGAGTCGTCGGCGCCATTCTCGGTGGCTGGATCGGCTCTGCGATCTTCGGAGTGGGAATCAACGAGTTCTGGAGCCTCTCCACCTGGCTGCTGGCCATCGGTGGCGCGATCATCGTGCTGCTGATTTGGGGCCTCATCACCGGACGCAACAAGAGCAGCACCCGGTAA
- a CDS encoding maltokinase N-terminal cap-like domain-containing protein, giving the protein MSESLEKDDALWEGYLSRTRWFGGKGRPFRVSGVRALAELPVPPVPEGAARVTVYLVTVDYADDEGGTEQYHVPLSSYDDVQERIAYAFVGSVEREDGRLQHLYDGAHDRNAMALWLEGFVAAEESGTAQLGGMRFRRLVPGPRLDPTLQSSPLTGEQSNSSVKFDDTAIMKLFRKVSPGVNPDIEIHEVLTRGGSDFAADLYGWIEVDLPDDGGVLQLAMLQEFLRTASDGFELATGSVRTLLAHLELSVEESGGDFAGEATRLGEALAAVHAMLRDSFPAQGRGEDSTGELAGAMIARLDHARRTVPEIEPYAERLRAAYDAVAALGQLDVQRVHGDLHLGQTLRTSHGWKIVDFEGEPGRPFAERALPDSPWRDVAGMLRSFDYAARVVEMSGSGGDGAEAPLRAQRAREWSARARRHFLEGYIAALGDEAGSAEQRAVLLDAYVADKAVYEAVYEKRNRPSWIAIPLAALERIGG; this is encoded by the coding sequence ATGAGCGAGTCCCTCGAGAAGGACGACGCCCTCTGGGAGGGCTATCTGTCGCGAACACGATGGTTCGGCGGGAAGGGCCGGCCCTTCCGCGTGAGCGGCGTGCGGGCGCTCGCCGAGCTGCCCGTTCCGCCCGTGCCCGAGGGTGCCGCGCGCGTCACCGTGTACCTGGTGACCGTCGACTACGCCGACGACGAGGGCGGCACGGAGCAGTACCACGTGCCGCTGTCGAGCTACGACGACGTGCAGGAGCGGATCGCGTACGCGTTCGTCGGCTCGGTCGAGCGCGAGGACGGACGGCTCCAGCACCTCTACGACGGCGCACACGACCGCAATGCGATGGCGCTGTGGCTCGAGGGCTTCGTCGCGGCCGAGGAGTCGGGCACCGCGCAGCTCGGCGGCATGCGGTTCCGCCGCCTCGTTCCCGGCCCGCGACTCGACCCCACGCTGCAGTCGTCCCCGCTCACGGGCGAGCAGTCGAACTCGTCCGTGAAGTTCGACGACACGGCGATCATGAAGCTGTTCCGCAAGGTCAGCCCGGGCGTGAACCCCGACATCGAGATCCACGAGGTGCTCACCCGGGGCGGATCGGACTTCGCCGCCGACCTGTACGGCTGGATCGAGGTCGACCTGCCGGACGACGGCGGAGTGCTGCAGCTGGCGATGCTGCAGGAGTTCCTGCGCACCGCGAGCGACGGATTCGAGCTGGCCACGGGCAGCGTGCGCACCCTGCTGGCGCACCTCGAGCTCAGCGTCGAGGAGTCCGGCGGCGACTTCGCGGGCGAGGCGACGCGGCTCGGAGAGGCGCTGGCCGCCGTGCACGCCATGCTGCGCGACAGCTTCCCCGCGCAGGGGCGCGGCGAGGACAGCACGGGCGAGCTGGCGGGCGCCATGATCGCCCGCCTCGATCACGCGCGCCGCACCGTGCCCGAGATCGAGCCGTACGCCGAGCGCCTGCGCGCGGCATACGACGCCGTGGCCGCGCTCGGTCAGCTGGACGTGCAGCGCGTGCACGGGGACCTGCACCTGGGCCAGACGCTGCGCACCTCGCACGGCTGGAAGATCGTCGACTTCGAGGGCGAGCCCGGTCGTCCGTTCGCCGAGCGGGCGCTGCCCGACTCGCCGTGGCGCGATGTTGCGGGCATGCTCCGGTCGTTCGACTACGCCGCGCGCGTGGTCGAGATGTCGGGCTCCGGCGGCGACGGCGCCGAGGCGCCGCTGCGCGCGCAGCGTGCGCGCGAGTGGTCCGCCCGCGCCCGCCGTCACTTCCTCGAGGGGTACATCGCCGCGCTCGGGGACGAAGCGGGCTCGGCCGAGCAGCGTGCCGTGCTGCTCGATGCCTATGTGGCCGACAAGGCCGTGTACGAAGCGGTCTATGAGAAGCGCAACCGGCCGTCGTGGATCGCGATCCCGCTGGCCGCGCTGGAACGGATCGGTGGATGA
- a CDS encoding FadR/GntR family transcriptional regulator: MAVTDQAIAGIKQMIVSGELGPGDRLPPEKELSERLGLSRSSLREAVKALEVIRVLDVRRGDGTYVTSLEPRLLLEALSFVVDLHQDDSILEIFAVRRMLEPAATALAARTASDADIDEIAALIAELGDAPDIEALVAHDIAFHNRIAAATGNAYLASLLESLSGRTVRARVWRGITEGGSVSRTIGEHLGIVEALRRRDAELAEALMVAHVAGIEEWLRRAA, translated from the coding sequence ATGGCCGTCACAGATCAGGCGATCGCCGGCATCAAGCAGATGATCGTGTCCGGAGAGCTCGGCCCCGGCGACCGGCTCCCCCCGGAGAAGGAGCTCAGCGAGCGGCTCGGGCTCTCCCGCAGCTCCTTGAGGGAGGCGGTCAAGGCGCTCGAGGTCATCCGGGTGCTCGACGTGCGCCGCGGTGACGGCACCTACGTCACGAGCCTCGAGCCGCGCCTGCTGCTGGAGGCGTTGTCGTTCGTCGTCGACCTGCACCAGGACGACTCGATCCTGGAGATCTTCGCGGTGCGCCGCATGCTCGAGCCGGCCGCCACCGCGCTGGCGGCGCGCACGGCGAGCGACGCTGACATCGACGAGATCGCGGCGCTGATCGCGGAACTCGGCGATGCGCCCGACATCGAGGCTCTCGTCGCGCACGACATCGCCTTCCACAACCGGATCGCCGCGGCGACGGGCAATGCCTACCTGGCGAGCCTGCTCGAGTCGCTCTCGGGCCGCACGGTCAGGGCGCGCGTGTGGCGCGGCATCACCGAGGGCGGCTCGGTCTCCCGCACGATCGGCGAGCACCTCGGCATCGTGGAGGCCCTCCGGCGCCGCGACGCCGAGCTGGCGGAGGCGCTCATGGTCGCGCACGTCGCCGGCATCGAGGAGTGGCTGCGGCGGGCGGCATGA
- the glgB gene encoding 1,4-alpha-glucan branching protein GlgB, producing the protein MMAEPQILPVDRATLTAVASGLHHDAHSVLGPHPHDGGVTVRVLKPLASAVTVRYETAPSRKFPDGWVDVPLEHEHEGIWVGLLPATPGASPDDVPAYRVETSYGDGEERVSHVRDDPYRFLPTLGQMDQHLIGEGRHEMLWRVLGAHVHRYEGWGSAPDVMGTAFAVWAPRARAVRVKADFNDWDGREHPMRRLGSSGVWELFVPDVGAGTRYKFQILGVDGVWREKADPMANYTEVPPLTASIVHESSYQWGDDEWLERRAADAKRGHTDRPMSIYEVHLGSWRRDRSYEQLADELVGYVSDLGFTHVEFMPVMQHPFGGSWGYHVTSYYAADSRFGDPDGLRLLIDRLHQAGIGVILDWVPGHFATDEWALARFDGAPLYEDPNPQRGWHKEWGSHIFDFGNPPVRNFLYANALYWLEEFHADGLRVDGVASMLYLDYARRDGEWTPNIHGGRENLEAVQFLQEMNATVYRRVPGVVTIAEESTSWPGVTGPTSGGGLGFGFKWNMGWMHDSLGYIKRDPVHRVHHHGEMTFSLVYAWSENYVLPISHDEVVHGKGSLLRKAPGDRWRQLATLRAYLAYMWAHPGKQLLFMGSEFAQESEWAESRELDWWLLDLPDHLGVHRAMKDINARYRETPGLWALDTKPEGFEWLVADDAGANVFAFVRRDGDGSQLVAISNFSAQPHDRYGLRFPAAGTWDEVLNTDASDYGGSGVGNFGRVDVPEGGVREIALPPLATVWFRHRGADADGASDALDE; encoded by the coding sequence ATGATGGCCGAACCTCAGATCCTGCCCGTCGACCGGGCGACGCTCACTGCGGTGGCCTCCGGGCTGCACCACGACGCGCACTCCGTGCTCGGGCCGCATCCGCACGACGGCGGCGTGACCGTGCGCGTGCTGAAGCCGCTCGCGTCGGCCGTGACGGTCCGCTACGAGACCGCGCCGTCGCGGAAGTTCCCCGACGGCTGGGTGGACGTCCCGCTCGAGCACGAGCACGAGGGCATCTGGGTGGGCCTGCTGCCCGCCACGCCCGGGGCCTCGCCCGATGACGTGCCCGCGTACCGCGTGGAGACGTCGTACGGCGACGGCGAGGAGCGCGTCTCGCACGTCCGCGACGATCCGTACCGCTTCCTCCCGACGCTCGGCCAGATGGACCAGCACCTGATCGGCGAGGGCCGGCACGAGATGCTGTGGCGCGTGCTCGGCGCGCACGTGCATCGCTACGAGGGCTGGGGCAGCGCGCCCGACGTCATGGGCACCGCGTTCGCCGTGTGGGCGCCGCGCGCCCGCGCCGTGCGCGTCAAGGCCGACTTCAACGACTGGGACGGCCGCGAGCACCCGATGCGCCGGCTCGGATCGTCCGGGGTCTGGGAGCTGTTCGTGCCCGACGTGGGTGCCGGCACGCGCTACAAGTTCCAGATCCTCGGCGTCGACGGGGTGTGGCGCGAGAAGGCCGACCCCATGGCCAACTACACCGAGGTTCCCCCGCTGACCGCGTCGATCGTGCACGAGTCGTCGTACCAGTGGGGCGACGACGAGTGGCTCGAGCGTCGCGCCGCCGATGCGAAACGCGGGCACACCGACCGTCCCATGTCGATCTACGAGGTGCACCTCGGCTCCTGGCGTCGCGACCGCTCGTACGAGCAGCTCGCCGACGAGCTCGTCGGATACGTGAGCGACCTGGGCTTCACGCACGTGGAGTTCATGCCCGTCATGCAGCACCCGTTCGGCGGGTCGTGGGGCTACCACGTCACGTCGTACTACGCCGCGGACAGCCGCTTCGGCGATCCGGACGGCCTCCGCCTGCTGATCGACCGCCTGCACCAGGCGGGCATCGGGGTCATCCTCGACTGGGTGCCCGGTCACTTCGCGACCGACGAGTGGGCGCTCGCGCGCTTCGACGGGGCGCCGCTGTACGAGGACCCCAACCCGCAGCGCGGCTGGCACAAGGAGTGGGGCTCCCACATCTTCGACTTCGGCAACCCGCCGGTGCGCAACTTCCTGTACGCCAATGCGCTCTACTGGCTCGAGGAGTTCCACGCCGACGGCCTGCGCGTCGACGGCGTCGCCTCGATGCTGTACCTCGACTACGCACGCCGCGACGGCGAGTGGACGCCGAACATCCACGGCGGCCGCGAGAACCTCGAGGCGGTGCAGTTCCTGCAGGAGATGAACGCCACGGTGTACCGGCGCGTGCCGGGCGTCGTGACGATCGCCGAGGAGTCGACATCCTGGCCCGGCGTCACGGGCCCCACCTCGGGCGGCGGCCTGGGCTTCGGCTTCAAGTGGAACATGGGCTGGATGCACGACTCGCTCGGGTACATCAAGCGCGACCCCGTGCACCGCGTTCACCACCACGGCGAGATGACCTTCTCGCTCGTGTACGCCTGGTCCGAGAACTACGTGCTGCCGATCTCGCACGACGAGGTCGTGCACGGCAAGGGCTCGCTGCTGCGCAAGGCGCCCGGCGACCGGTGGCGTCAGCTCGCGACGCTGCGCGCCTACCTCGCCTACATGTGGGCGCATCCCGGCAAGCAGCTGCTGTTCATGGGTTCGGAGTTCGCGCAGGAGTCGGAGTGGGCGGAGTCCCGCGAGCTCGACTGGTGGCTGCTGGACCTCCCCGACCACCTCGGCGTGCACCGCGCGATGAAGGACATCAACGCGCGCTACCGCGAGACGCCGGGCCTGTGGGCGCTCGACACCAAGCCGGAGGGCTTCGAGTGGCTGGTCGCCGACGACGCCGGTGCGAACGTGTTCGCGTTCGTGCGTCGTGACGGCGACGGATCGCAGCTGGTCGCGATCAGCAACTTCTCGGCGCAGCCGCACGACCGGTACGGCCTGCGCTTCCCGGCGGCGGGAACGTGGGACGAGGTGCTGAACACCGACGCGTCGGACTACGGCGGCTCCGGTGTCGGCAACTTCGGTCGCGTCGACGTCCCGGAGGGCGGCGTGCGCGAGATCGCCCTGCCGCCCCTGGCGACCGTATGGTTCCGCCATCGCGGCGCCGACGCGGACGGCGCGTCGGACGCGCTCGACGAGTAG
- a CDS encoding adenine phosphoribosyltransferase, producing the protein MDALTRAESLIALTPDYPEPGVLFRDVSPLLADGPALRAVTEALIAPFEGRFDIVAGIEARGFLLAGYAAALSGVGMLQIRKAGKLPRPAAAVSYALEYGTATIEAPGVLHQGERVLLLDDVLATGGTLAAADKLVTELGASVIGSAVVLELTGLGGRAVAGDVHTVFTA; encoded by the coding sequence GTGGACGCCCTCACCCGAGCCGAGTCGCTGATCGCCCTGACCCCCGACTACCCGGAGCCGGGCGTCCTGTTCCGCGACGTGTCGCCGTTGCTGGCGGACGGGCCCGCGCTGCGGGCCGTGACCGAGGCGCTCATCGCCCCGTTCGAGGGGCGCTTCGACATCGTGGCCGGCATCGAGGCACGCGGCTTCCTGCTCGCCGGCTACGCGGCCGCGCTCTCGGGCGTCGGCATGCTGCAGATCCGCAAGGCGGGCAAGCTGCCCCGCCCGGCGGCGGCCGTGTCGTATGCGCTGGAGTACGGCACCGCCACGATCGAGGCCCCCGGCGTGCTGCACCAGGGCGAGCGCGTGCTGCTGCTCGACGACGTGCTCGCGACGGGCGGCACGCTCGCGGCCGCGGACAAGCTCGTGACCGAGCTCGGCGCATCCGTGATCGGATCCGCCGTCGTCCTGGAGCTGACGGGCCTCGGCGGCCGCGCCGTCGCGGGCGACGTGCACACGGTCTTCACGGCCTGA
- a CDS encoding fumarylacetoacetate hydrolase family protein, translating into MRFARLGALGEERPVAVEDDTFYDLTPLTDDITGAFLESGGVHRARAAREAGELPVIDGAGRRIGAPIARPSAVYCVGMNYAAHAAESGARPPENLVMFMKAPNTVVGPYDDVAIPSGSEKTDWEVELGIVIGRRASYLGSRDEALEHVAGFVLANDLSERAWQLETSGGQWGKGKSAPGFSPTGPWLVTPDEVDWSDLRLRSFVNGEPRQDSSTADLIFDVPYIVWHLSQHLALEPGDLILTGTPEGVALSGRFPYLRRGDVVELSIDGLGAQRQVMV; encoded by the coding sequence ATGCGATTCGCGCGACTCGGCGCGCTGGGCGAGGAGCGCCCGGTCGCCGTCGAAGACGACACGTTCTACGACCTCACCCCGCTCACGGATGACATCACGGGCGCGTTCCTCGAAAGCGGCGGCGTCCACCGTGCGCGCGCCGCGCGGGAGGCGGGCGAGCTGCCCGTGATCGACGGCGCCGGGCGGCGCATCGGCGCGCCCATCGCCCGGCCGTCGGCCGTCTACTGCGTCGGCATGAACTACGCCGCCCACGCGGCGGAGTCGGGCGCGCGGCCGCCCGAGAACCTCGTCATGTTCATGAAGGCGCCCAACACCGTGGTGGGGCCGTACGACGACGTCGCGATCCCGTCCGGCAGCGAGAAGACCGACTGGGAGGTGGAGCTCGGGATCGTCATCGGGCGTCGCGCCTCCTACCTCGGCTCGCGCGACGAGGCCCTGGAGCACGTGGCGGGCTTCGTGCTGGCCAACGACCTGTCGGAGCGCGCCTGGCAGCTGGAGACCTCGGGCGGGCAGTGGGGCAAGGGCAAGTCCGCGCCGGGTTTCTCGCCCACCGGCCCGTGGCTCGTCACTCCGGACGAGGTGGACTGGTCCGACCTGCGCCTGCGCAGCTTCGTGAACGGCGAGCCGCGGCAGGACTCCAGCACGGCCGACCTGATCTTCGACGTGCCGTACATCGTCTGGCACCTGTCGCAGCACCTGGCGCTCGAGCCGGGTGATCTCATCCTGACCGGCACGCCCGAGGGCGTCGCCCTGTCGGGCCGCTTCCCCTACCTGCGTCGCGGCGACGTGGTGGAGCTCTCGATCGACGGGCTGGGCGCGCAGCGGCAGGTGATGGTGTGA
- the treS gene encoding maltose alpha-D-glucosyltransferase, with translation MTAAGSEPAPYTASIPVLSQEPFPDSPVSTEPEWFKTAVFYEVLVRSFKDGDGDGTGDFRGLIEKLDYLEWLGVDCLWLPPFFPSPLRDGGYDVADYTGVLPELGTVDDFRAFMAEAHARGIKVIIDFVMNHTSDEHPWFQASRSDPDGPYGDFYVWSDTDELYQDARIIFVDTEPSNWTWDPVRQQYYWHRFFSHQPDLNFDNPKVHEAMLDAMRFWLDIGLDGFRLDAVPYLYERPGTNGENLPETHEFLRKVRRIVDAEYPGRVLLAEANQWPADVVDYFGDPAVGGDECHMCFHFPVMPRIFMAVRRESRYPISEILAQTPPIPSGTQWGIFLRNHDELTLEMVTDEDRDYMWNEYAQDPRMKANIGIRRRLAPLLENDIDQIELFTALLLSLPGSPVLYYGDEIGMGDNIWLGDRDGVRTPMQWTSDRNAGFSTANPGKLSLPVVQDPVYGYLAVNVEAQQEDRSSLLHWTRQIIQTRKRHPAFGLGSFNDLGGSNPAVLSYSREHTNADGSVDVIICVNNLSQFPQPVELDLRRFQGMVPVELIGGVPFPRIGELPYLLTLGGHGFYWFQLHAPADEAEEVGLL, from the coding sequence GTGACCGCTGCTGGATCCGAGCCCGCGCCGTACACCGCGTCCATCCCGGTCCTGTCGCAGGAGCCGTTCCCGGACAGCCCCGTCTCGACGGAGCCCGAGTGGTTCAAGACCGCGGTGTTCTACGAGGTGCTCGTGCGTTCCTTCAAGGACGGCGACGGCGACGGCACGGGCGACTTCCGCGGTCTGATCGAGAAGCTCGACTACCTCGAGTGGCTCGGCGTCGACTGCCTGTGGCTGCCGCCGTTCTTCCCGTCGCCCCTGCGCGACGGCGGGTACGACGTGGCCGACTACACGGGCGTGCTGCCGGAGCTCGGCACGGTCGACGACTTCCGCGCGTTCATGGCCGAGGCGCATGCGCGCGGCATCAAGGTCATCATCGACTTCGTCATGAACCACACGAGCGACGAGCACCCGTGGTTCCAGGCGAGCCGGTCGGATCCGGACGGCCCGTACGGCGACTTCTACGTGTGGAGCGACACGGACGAGCTGTACCAGGACGCGCGCATCATCTTCGTCGACACCGAGCCCAGCAACTGGACCTGGGATCCGGTGCGCCAGCAGTACTACTGGCACCGCTTCTTCTCGCACCAGCCCGACCTGAACTTCGACAACCCGAAGGTGCACGAGGCGATGCTCGACGCCATGCGCTTCTGGCTGGACATCGGTCTCGACGGCTTCCGCCTCGACGCCGTCCCCTACCTGTACGAGCGGCCGGGCACGAACGGCGAGAACCTTCCCGAGACGCACGAGTTCCTCAGGAAGGTGCGCCGGATCGTCGATGCCGAGTACCCCGGCCGCGTGCTGCTGGCCGAGGCGAACCAGTGGCCGGCCGATGTCGTGGACTACTTCGGCGACCCCGCGGTGGGCGGCGACGAGTGCCACATGTGCTTCCACTTCCCGGTGATGCCCCGCATCTTCATGGCCGTGCGCCGCGAGTCCCGCTATCCGATCAGCGAGATCCTCGCGCAGACGCCGCCGATCCCGTCCGGCACGCAGTGGGGCATCTTCCTGCGCAACCACGACGAGCTCACGCTCGAGATGGTCACGGACGAGGACCGCGACTACATGTGGAACGAGTACGCGCAGGACCCGCGCATGAAGGCGAACATCGGCATCCGCCGGCGTCTCGCGCCGCTGCTCGAGAACGACATCGACCAGATCGAGCTGTTCACCGCGCTGCTGCTGTCCCTGCCCGGATCGCCCGTGCTCTACTACGGCGACGAGATCGGGATGGGTGACAACATCTGGCTCGGCGACCGCGACGGCGTGCGCACGCCCATGCAGTGGACGTCGGACCGCAACGCCGGATTCTCGACCGCGAATCCCGGCAAGCTGTCGCTGCCGGTGGTCCAGGACCCGGTGTACGGCTACCTGGCGGTCAACGTCGAGGCGCAGCAGGAGGACCGCTCGTCGCTGCTGCACTGGACGCGCCAGATCATCCAGACGCGCAAGCGCCACCCGGCGTTCGGGCTCGGCAGCTTCAACGACCTCGGCGGATCCAACCCCGCCGTGCTGTCGTACTCGCGCGAGCACACGAACGCCGACGGATCCGTGGATGTCATCATCTGCGTCAACAACCTGTCGCAGTTCCCGCAGCCGGTCGAGCTGGACCTGCGACGCTTCCAGGGCATGGTTCCCGTCGAGTTGATCGGCGGGGTGCCGTTCCCGCGGATCGGCGAGCTCCCGTACCTGCTGACGCTGGGTGGGCACGGGTTCTACTGGTTCCAGCTGCACGCGCCGGCGGACGAGGCAGAGGAGGTGGGGCTGCTATGA
- a CDS encoding ABC transporter substrate-binding protein — protein sequence MIRTPYVRRGLAAAGLTLTGALALSACAATSAPAAEGEEESASHGSITVQQSWIKNEEFAGEFYAIEKGYYEEAGFDEVTLLEGPSTGVAELMGGTVQIALNDPLAVGAAVANEGATIKMIGATFQKNPFTVLSLKDGADIATVDDLKGKKIGVQDSNRAAFDAFLEANDIAQDELEIVAVQYDPAPLVNGEVDGFYAYLTNEALTVKLGGNDITNLPLADNGFPLVAETVSVTDAYLAENRELLKDFLVAEIKGWTDVLADPEQAAEDVVADFGTDLDPVKTLEAMKAQAELISTPDTEEHGLFSVTEEMQQATVDSLAGAGISVEASQIFDLSLLEEVYAEHPELVDYAG from the coding sequence ATGATCCGCACCCCTTACGTCCGTCGTGGCCTCGCCGCCGCGGGCCTCACCCTCACCGGCGCGCTGGCGCTGAGCGCGTGCGCCGCCACGTCCGCCCCCGCCGCGGAGGGCGAGGAGGAGTCCGCGTCGCACGGCTCGATCACCGTGCAGCAGAGCTGGATCAAGAATGAGGAGTTCGCGGGCGAGTTCTACGCGATCGAGAAGGGCTACTACGAGGAGGCCGGCTTCGACGAGGTCACGCTGCTCGAGGGCCCCTCGACCGGCGTCGCCGAGCTCATGGGCGGCACGGTGCAGATCGCGCTGAACGACCCGCTCGCCGTCGGCGCCGCGGTCGCGAACGAGGGCGCCACGATCAAGATGATCGGCGCGACCTTCCAGAAGAACCCCTTCACCGTGCTGTCGCTCAAGGACGGCGCCGACATCGCGACCGTCGACGACCTCAAGGGCAAGAAGATCGGCGTGCAGGACTCGAACCGCGCGGCGTTCGACGCGTTCCTCGAGGCGAACGACATCGCTCAGGACGAGCTCGAGATCGTCGCCGTGCAGTACGACCCGGCGCCGCTCGTGAACGGCGAGGTCGACGGCTTCTACGCGTATCTCACGAACGAGGCGCTGACCGTCAAGCTGGGCGGCAACGACATCACCAACCTGCCGCTCGCCGACAACGGCTTCCCGCTCGTCGCCGAGACCGTCTCGGTCACCGACGCCTACCTCGCCGAGAACCGCGAGCTGCTGAAGGACTTCCTCGTCGCCGAGATCAAGGGCTGGACCGACGTGCTCGCCGACCCCGAGCAGGCCGCCGAGGATGTCGTCGCCGACTTCGGCACCGACCTCGACCCGGTCAAGACGCTCGAGGCGATGAAGGCGCAGGCCGAGCTCATCTCGACGCCCGACACCGAGGAGCACGGCCTCTTCAGCGTCACGGAGGAGATGCAGCAGGCGACGGTCGACAGCCTGGCGGGCGCCGGCATCTCGGTCGAGGCCTCGCAGATCTTCGACCTGTCCCTGCTCGAAGAGGTCTACGCCGAGCACCCGGAGCTCGTCGACTACGCGGGCTGA
- a CDS encoding SDR family NAD(P)-dependent oxidoreductase yields the protein MGGMVAIVTGGASGIGAAIVARLRKEGARVAVFDRELGEGLADAYRVDVSDDAGVRAAVAAVADEMGRIDVVVNNAGVGAQGTIEDNSDEEWHRVFDINVVGMVRVARAALPWLRRSPSAAIVNTASIAATAGLPQRALYGATKGAVQALTLQMAADHVREGIRVNAVSPGTADTPWVGRLLAAADDPVAERAALEARQPHGRLVRPEEIADAVAYLVGPRAGSTTGVTLAVDGGVAGLRLRSQ from the coding sequence ATGGGCGGCATGGTCGCGATCGTCACCGGCGGCGCGTCCGGCATCGGCGCCGCGATCGTCGCCCGGCTGCGGAAGGAGGGCGCGCGCGTGGCGGTGTTCGATCGCGAGCTGGGCGAGGGACTGGCCGACGCGTACCGCGTCGACGTGAGCGACGACGCCGGCGTGCGCGCGGCGGTCGCCGCCGTGGCCGACGAGATGGGGCGCATCGACGTCGTGGTCAACAACGCCGGCGTCGGCGCCCAGGGCACGATCGAGGACAACAGCGACGAGGAGTGGCACCGCGTCTTCGACATCAACGTGGTGGGCATGGTGCGGGTGGCACGCGCCGCGCTGCCGTGGCTGCGCCGCTCGCCGTCCGCCGCGATCGTGAACACCGCATCCATCGCCGCGACCGCGGGCCTGCCTCAGCGCGCGCTCTACGGCGCGACCAAGGGCGCCGTGCAGGCGCTCACGCTGCAGATGGCGGCGGACCACGTCCGCGAGGGCATCCGCGTCAACGCCGTCAGCCCCGGCACGGCCGACACCCCCTGGGTCGGCCGGCTGCTCGCCGCCGCCGACGATCCCGTCGCCGAGCGTGCCGCGCTCGAGGCGCGACAGCCCCACGGGCGTCTCGTGCGTCCCGAGGAGATCGCCGACGCGGTCGCCTACCTCGTCGGCCCGCGTGCCGGGTCGACGACCGGAGTCACGCTGGCCGTCGACGGCGGCGTCGCGGGCCTGCGCCTGCGATCGCAGTAG
- a CDS encoding amidohydrolase family protein has translation MSDADTAQDGPAGLLDAHVHVWRPSALPYPWLRSVPTLARDFAPADLDDAGGAIREWVFVEADADLDAALDEVAWVSSLDWPGLRAIVAHADLTSPQLAEHLATLSRFPLVRGVRHSLQDAPPDVLASRAFARGLRTVGEAGLTFDACVRSPQLEALAEATAQAPGTPIVLDHLGKPPVGPGPDSGEGRRWHRAVVRLSAQRNVSVKLSGLAAEAPSAPALAAHGPAFLRAALELFGPSRAMFGGDWPVSGMPGAGVPVETALAMLREVVPAHDRHDVFGGTARRFYRIANV, from the coding sequence ATGAGCGACGCGGACACGGCGCAGGACGGCCCGGCAGGCTTGCTCGACGCGCACGTGCACGTGTGGCGTCCCTCCGCCCTGCCGTATCCGTGGCTGCGGAGCGTCCCGACCCTCGCGCGCGACTTCGCTCCCGCTGATCTCGACGACGCGGGCGGTGCGATCCGCGAGTGGGTCTTCGTCGAGGCGGACGCCGACCTCGACGCGGCGCTCGACGAGGTGGCGTGGGTGTCGTCCCTCGACTGGCCGGGGCTTCGGGCGATCGTCGCCCACGCGGATCTGACCTCGCCGCAGCTTGCGGAGCACCTCGCCACGCTGTCGCGGTTCCCGCTCGTGCGGGGAGTGCGCCATTCGCTGCAGGATGCGCCGCCGGACGTGCTCGCGTCGCGGGCGTTCGCCCGGGGCCTGCGCACTGTGGGGGAGGCGGGTCTGACGTTCGACGCCTGCGTGCGCTCGCCGCAGCTCGAGGCGCTGGCGGAGGCGACGGCCCAGGCGCCCGGCACGCCGATCGTCCTCGACCACCTCGGCAAGCCGCCGGTCGGCCCGGGGCCCGACAGCGGAGAGGGGCGTCGCTGGCACCGCGCCGTCGTCCGTCTCTCCGCTCAGCGGAACGTGTCCGTCAAGCTCTCCGGCCTCGCCGCCGAGGCCCCGTCCGCCCCGGCGCTCGCCGCGCACGGGCCGGCCTTCCTGCGCGCCGCCCTCGAGCTGTTCGGCCCCTCCCGCGCGATGTTCGGCGGCGACTGGCCCGTGTCGGGGATGCCGGGCGCCGGCGTGCCGGTGGAGACGGCGCTCGCGATGCTGCGGGAGGTCGTGCCGGCGCACGACCGGCACGACGTGTTCGGCGGCACGGCGCGCCGCTTCTACCGCATTGCGAACGTCTAG